The proteins below come from a single Mugil cephalus isolate CIBA_MC_2020 chromosome 7, CIBA_Mcephalus_1.1, whole genome shotgun sequence genomic window:
- the clcn2a gene encoding chloride channel protein 2a isoform X7 yields MVKNKAENRTLQYQQTLMYGRYTQELGVYAKEEAARLRDGGVRDGGGLRRNTSVRSRAADLLEYEKDPCAKCQLCASRCQKFLLSRVGEDWIFLILLGLLMALVSWVMDYAIAFCQEAQKWMYGGLDSNMLLQYIAWVTYPVVLITFSAGFTQILAPQAVGSGIPEMKTILRGVVLKEYLTFKTFVAKVIGLTCALGSGMPLGKEGPFVHVASLCAALLSKFMAALFGGIYMEEPFEGSKNELRNTEMLSAACAVGVGCCFAAPIGGVLFSIEVTSTFFAVRNYWRGFFAATFSAFIFRVLAVWNQEEETITALFKTRFRLDFPFDLQELPAFAILGIACGFGGALFVYLNRLIVECMRKQKTINKFLLRNPSLPVRRLVYPALVTLLVSTLTFPPGFGQFMAGQLTQHESLVALFDNRTWCRHGVAEEFDYISHHHAWKHPQVNVFITLILFIIMKFWMSAVATTMPVPCGAFMPVFLIGAAFGRLVGEVMATMFPEGIHADGSVYPIVPGGYAVVGAAALSGAVTHTVSTAVIVFELTGQISHILPVMIAVILANAVAQALQPSLYDSIIRIKKLPYLPELGMGHHEKYNIRVEDIMVRDVRYITLNSPYRDLQEMLLTGQLKTLALVESRDSMILLGSIERLQLQSLLSLQLSRQRRLEYLRQLAQDNGTQDHLPSLTTDSTPSSPCAHTHLNASTNASARQGVRFLVSTQEISTEESSSFSPVVSNVQLPLKSALKTVSAVSDTETANSSQTLSCADQDKELLEDSTEVEDCMTPSEVAEWEEQQLDEPVDFKNCKIDPAPFQLVEQTSLHKTHTIFSLLGLDHAYVTSMGRLVGVVSLKELRKAIEGSVTVTGVKVRPPLASFRDSGNTTSVSEVTELHKLCIRHRGLSLPREPNPPDVQDQPDLPYKEIPVNFSDQTNLQFETSPGDITNESSELVLQESPSFAEDQSEFTFDCSPAHTEESELACDYDPPTQTPEPDEAEQDQESPSLSKDQSEPEGEGSPVHTANKSE; encoded by the exons ATGTATGGGCGGTACACCCAGGAGCTGGGTGTGTATGCCAAAGAAGAGGCGGCCCGCCTGCGGGATGGAGGGGTGCGGGACGGCGGCGGGCTGCGGAGGAACACCAGCGTTCGCAGCCGCGCCGCGGATCTTCTGGAGTACGAGAAGGACCCCTGTGCAAAGTGCCAGC TGTGTGCATCTCGCTGTCAGAAGTTCCTGCTCTCGCGGGTCGGGGAGGACTGGATCTTCCTCATCCTGCTCGGGCTTCTCATGGCTCTGGTTAGCTGGGTCATGGACTACGCCATCGCCTTCTGCCAAGAAG cacagaAGTGGATGTACGGGGGACTGGACAGCAACATGCTGCTGCAGTACATCGCCTGGGTCACCTACCCTGTGGTCCTCATCACCTTCTCAGCAGGATTTACGCAGATACTGGCGCCTCAGGCTGTGg GTTCGGGCATCCCCGAGATGAAGACGATACTCAGGGGCGTGGTCCTGAAGGAGTATCTGACTTTTAAGACCTTTGTGGCCAAAGTCATCGGCCTGACCTGCGCCCTGGGCAGCGGCATGCCTCTGGGAAAGGAG GGACCCTTCGTTCATGTCGCCAGTCTTTGCGCTGCTCTCCTGAGCAAATTCATGGCCGCTCTGTTTGGTGGGATTTACATG GAAGAGCCCTTTGAGGGAAGCAAG AACGAGCTGAGGAACACGGAGATGCTGTCGGCCGCCTGTGCAGTGGGTGTGGGCTGCTGCTTTGCCGCCCCTATTGGAG gggtgctGTTCAGCATTGAGGTCACGTCAACGTTTTTCGCGGTGAGAAACTACTGGAGGGGCTTCTTCGCCGCTACCTTCAGTGCCTTTATATTTAGAGTGCTAGCCGTCTGGAACCAGGAGGAAG AGACCATCACGGCTCTCTTTAAGACCCGCTTCCGTCTGGACTTCCCGTTTGACCTTCAGGAGCTGCCGGCGTTCGCCATTCTCGG GATTGCCTGTGGTTTCGGTGGTGCTCTGTTTGTCTACCTGAACCGGCTGATTGTGGAGTGCATGAGGAAGCAGAAGACTATAAACAAGTTCTTGCTGAGGAA TCCATCTCTTCCTGTCAGGCGCCTGGTGTATCCTGCACTCGTCACCCTGCTGGTCTCCACACTCACGTTCCCCCCAGGCTTCGGGCAGTTCATGGCTGGACAG cTGACGCAGCACGAGTCACTAGTCGCACTGTTCGACAACCGCACGTGGTGCCGTCACGGTGTGGCGGAGGAGTTTGACTACATCAGCCACCACCACGCCTGGAAACACCCCCAGGTCAACGTCTTCATCACACTCATCCTCTTCATCATTATGAAG TTCTGGATGTCCGCTGTGGCCACCACCATGCCTGTCCCATGTGGGGCCTTCATGCCAGTTTTTCTAATCG GTGCAGCGTTTGGCAGACTTGTTGGAGAGGTCATGGCTACCATGTTTCCCGAAGGCATCCATGCTGATGGCAGCGTGTATCCCATCGTTCCCGGCGGATATGCTGTAGTTG GCGCTGCAGCTCTGTCTGGAGCAGTCACCCACACTGTATCGACAGCGGTCATAGTGTTCGAGCTGACCGGTCAGATCTCCCACATCTTGCCTGTGATGATCGCCGTGATCCTGGCCAACGCCGTGGCCCAGGCGCTCCAGCCGTCGCTGTACGACTCCATCATTCGCATCAAGAAGCTCCCGTATTTGCCTGAACTGGGGATGGGACACCACGA GAAATATAATATCCGTGTGGAGGACATTATGGTCAGGGATGTGCGCTACATTACCCTTAACTCTCCGTACCGGGATTTGCAGGAGATGCTGCTGACTGGTCAGCTCAAAACACTGGCTCTGGTGGAGTCCAGAG ACTCCATGATCCTGCTGGGCTCCATCGAGCGTCTGCAGCTCCAGTCCCTGCTCTCTCTCCAGCTGAGCCGCCAGCGCCGGCTGGAGTACCTCCGCCAGCTGGCCCAGGACAACGGCACCCAGGACCACCTGCCCAGCCTGACCACCGACAGCACCCCCAGCTCGCCCTGCGCCCACACCCACCTCAACGCCTCAACCAACGCCAGTGCTCGCCAAGGGGTTCGCTTCCTGGTGAGCACCCAAGAG ATCTCCACAGAGgagtcctcctccttcagcccGGTGGTCTCCAACGTTCAGCTCCCCCTGAAATCGGCCTTGAAAACCGTGTCAGCCGTTAGCGACACGGAGACGGCAAACA GTTCTCAGACGCTCTCCTGTGCCGACCAAGAcaaggagctgctggag GACTCCACTGAAGTGGAAGATTGCATGACCCCGTCAGAG GTTGCGGAGTGGGAGGAGCAGCAGCTCGACGAACCGGTGGACTTCAAGAACTGCAAGATTGATCCAGCTCCTTTCCAGCTGGTGGAGCAAACATCTCTGCATAAG acTCACaccatcttctctctgctgggTCTGGATCACGCCTATGTGACCAGCATGGGGCGACTGGTTGGAGTGGTTTCTCTCaaagag CTGCGTAAGGCCATCGAGGGCTCGGTGACGGTGACCGGAGTGAAAGTGCGCCCTCCGCTGGCCAGTTTCCGTGACAGCGGGAACACCACGAGCGTATCCGAGGTAACAGAACTGCACAAGCTGTGCATCCGCCACAGGGGGCTCTCGTTGCCGCGGGAACCCAATCCTCCGGACGTGCAGGACCAGCCAGACCTCCCCTACAAAGAGATCCCCGTCAACTTCTCGGACCAGACCAACCTGCAGTTTGAAACCAGCCCGGGCGACATCACGAACGAGTCGTCCGAGCTGGTGCTCCAGGAGAGCCCCTCGTTCGCTGAGGACCAATCAGAGTTTACTTTTGACTGCAGCCCCGCCCACACCGAGGAATCGGAGCTGGCCTGTGACTatgacccccccacccaaaCTCCTGAGCCCGACGAAGCGGAGCAAGATCAGGAGAGTCCTTCTCTGAGCAAGGACCAGTCAGAACCCGAGGGAGAGGGTAGCCCCGTCCACACCGCGAATAAGTCAGAATGA
- the clcn2a gene encoding chloride channel protein 2a isoform X3: MVKNKAENRTLQYQQTLMYGRYTQELGVYAKEEAARLRDGGVRDGGGLRRNTSVRSRAADLLEYEKDPCAKCQLCASRCQKFLLSRVGEDWIFLILLGLLMALVSWVMDYAIAFCQEAQKWMYGGLDSNMLLQYIAWVTYPVVLITFSAGFTQILAPQAVGSGIPEMKTILRGVVLKEYLTFKTFVAKVIGLTCALGSGMPLGKEGPFVHVASLCAALLSKFMAALFGGIYMEEPFEGSKNELRNTEMLSAACAVGVGCCFAAPIGGVLFSIEVTSTFFAVRNYWRGFFAATFSAFIFRVLAVWNQEEETITALFKTRFRLDFPFDLQELPAFAILGIACGFGGALFVYLNRLIVECMRKQKTINKFLLRKRLVYPALVTLLVSTLTFPPGFGQFMAGQLTQHESLVALFDNRTWCRHGVAEEFDYISHHHAWKHPQVNVFITLILFIIMKFWMSAVATTMPVPCGAFMPVFLIGAAFGRLVGEVMATMFPEGIHADGSVYPIVPGGYAVVGAAALSGAVTHTVSTAVIVFELTGQISHILPVMIAVILANAVAQALQPSLYDSIIRIKKLPYLPELGMGHHEKYNIRVEDIMVRDVRYITLNSPYRDLQEMLLTGQLKTLALVESRDSMILLGSIERLQLQSLLSLQLSRQRRLEYLRQLAQDNGTQDHLPSLTTDSTPSSPCAHTHLNASTNASARQGVRFLVSTQEISTEESSSFSPVVSNVQLPLKSALKTVSAVSDTETANSSQTLSCADQDKELLESPAGPAPPEKRKPKPKRVRISMADSTEVEDCMTPSEVAEWEEQQLDEPVDFKNCKIDPAPFQLVEQTSLHKTHTIFSLLGLDHAYVTSMGRLVGVVSLKELRKAIEGSVTVTGVKVRPPLASFRDSGNTTSVSEVTELHKLCIRHRGLSLPREPNPPDVQDQPDLPYKEIPVNFSDQTNLQFETSPGDITNESSELVLQESPSFAEDQSEFTFDCSPAHTEESELACDYDPPTQTPEPDEAEQDQESPSLSKDQSEPEGEGSPVHTANKSE, from the exons ATGTATGGGCGGTACACCCAGGAGCTGGGTGTGTATGCCAAAGAAGAGGCGGCCCGCCTGCGGGATGGAGGGGTGCGGGACGGCGGCGGGCTGCGGAGGAACACCAGCGTTCGCAGCCGCGCCGCGGATCTTCTGGAGTACGAGAAGGACCCCTGTGCAAAGTGCCAGC TGTGTGCATCTCGCTGTCAGAAGTTCCTGCTCTCGCGGGTCGGGGAGGACTGGATCTTCCTCATCCTGCTCGGGCTTCTCATGGCTCTGGTTAGCTGGGTCATGGACTACGCCATCGCCTTCTGCCAAGAAG cacagaAGTGGATGTACGGGGGACTGGACAGCAACATGCTGCTGCAGTACATCGCCTGGGTCACCTACCCTGTGGTCCTCATCACCTTCTCAGCAGGATTTACGCAGATACTGGCGCCTCAGGCTGTGg GTTCGGGCATCCCCGAGATGAAGACGATACTCAGGGGCGTGGTCCTGAAGGAGTATCTGACTTTTAAGACCTTTGTGGCCAAAGTCATCGGCCTGACCTGCGCCCTGGGCAGCGGCATGCCTCTGGGAAAGGAG GGACCCTTCGTTCATGTCGCCAGTCTTTGCGCTGCTCTCCTGAGCAAATTCATGGCCGCTCTGTTTGGTGGGATTTACATG GAAGAGCCCTTTGAGGGAAGCAAG AACGAGCTGAGGAACACGGAGATGCTGTCGGCCGCCTGTGCAGTGGGTGTGGGCTGCTGCTTTGCCGCCCCTATTGGAG gggtgctGTTCAGCATTGAGGTCACGTCAACGTTTTTCGCGGTGAGAAACTACTGGAGGGGCTTCTTCGCCGCTACCTTCAGTGCCTTTATATTTAGAGTGCTAGCCGTCTGGAACCAGGAGGAAG AGACCATCACGGCTCTCTTTAAGACCCGCTTCCGTCTGGACTTCCCGTTTGACCTTCAGGAGCTGCCGGCGTTCGCCATTCTCGG GATTGCCTGTGGTTTCGGTGGTGCTCTGTTTGTCTACCTGAACCGGCTGATTGTGGAGTGCATGAGGAAGCAGAAGACTATAAACAAGTTCTTGCTGAGGAA GCGCCTGGTGTATCCTGCACTCGTCACCCTGCTGGTCTCCACACTCACGTTCCCCCCAGGCTTCGGGCAGTTCATGGCTGGACAG cTGACGCAGCACGAGTCACTAGTCGCACTGTTCGACAACCGCACGTGGTGCCGTCACGGTGTGGCGGAGGAGTTTGACTACATCAGCCACCACCACGCCTGGAAACACCCCCAGGTCAACGTCTTCATCACACTCATCCTCTTCATCATTATGAAG TTCTGGATGTCCGCTGTGGCCACCACCATGCCTGTCCCATGTGGGGCCTTCATGCCAGTTTTTCTAATCG GTGCAGCGTTTGGCAGACTTGTTGGAGAGGTCATGGCTACCATGTTTCCCGAAGGCATCCATGCTGATGGCAGCGTGTATCCCATCGTTCCCGGCGGATATGCTGTAGTTG GCGCTGCAGCTCTGTCTGGAGCAGTCACCCACACTGTATCGACAGCGGTCATAGTGTTCGAGCTGACCGGTCAGATCTCCCACATCTTGCCTGTGATGATCGCCGTGATCCTGGCCAACGCCGTGGCCCAGGCGCTCCAGCCGTCGCTGTACGACTCCATCATTCGCATCAAGAAGCTCCCGTATTTGCCTGAACTGGGGATGGGACACCACGA GAAATATAATATCCGTGTGGAGGACATTATGGTCAGGGATGTGCGCTACATTACCCTTAACTCTCCGTACCGGGATTTGCAGGAGATGCTGCTGACTGGTCAGCTCAAAACACTGGCTCTGGTGGAGTCCAGAG ACTCCATGATCCTGCTGGGCTCCATCGAGCGTCTGCAGCTCCAGTCCCTGCTCTCTCTCCAGCTGAGCCGCCAGCGCCGGCTGGAGTACCTCCGCCAGCTGGCCCAGGACAACGGCACCCAGGACCACCTGCCCAGCCTGACCACCGACAGCACCCCCAGCTCGCCCTGCGCCCACACCCACCTCAACGCCTCAACCAACGCCAGTGCTCGCCAAGGGGTTCGCTTCCTGGTGAGCACCCAAGAG ATCTCCACAGAGgagtcctcctccttcagcccGGTGGTCTCCAACGTTCAGCTCCCCCTGAAATCGGCCTTGAAAACCGTGTCAGCCGTTAGCGACACGGAGACGGCAAACA GTTCTCAGACGCTCTCCTGTGCCGACCAAGAcaaggagctgctggag AGCCCGGCTGGGCCGGCTCCTCCTGAAAAAAGAAAGCCCAAGCCCAAACGAGTGAGGATCTCCATGGCG GACTCCACTGAAGTGGAAGATTGCATGACCCCGTCAGAG GTTGCGGAGTGGGAGGAGCAGCAGCTCGACGAACCGGTGGACTTCAAGAACTGCAAGATTGATCCAGCTCCTTTCCAGCTGGTGGAGCAAACATCTCTGCATAAG acTCACaccatcttctctctgctgggTCTGGATCACGCCTATGTGACCAGCATGGGGCGACTGGTTGGAGTGGTTTCTCTCaaagag CTGCGTAAGGCCATCGAGGGCTCGGTGACGGTGACCGGAGTGAAAGTGCGCCCTCCGCTGGCCAGTTTCCGTGACAGCGGGAACACCACGAGCGTATCCGAGGTAACAGAACTGCACAAGCTGTGCATCCGCCACAGGGGGCTCTCGTTGCCGCGGGAACCCAATCCTCCGGACGTGCAGGACCAGCCAGACCTCCCCTACAAAGAGATCCCCGTCAACTTCTCGGACCAGACCAACCTGCAGTTTGAAACCAGCCCGGGCGACATCACGAACGAGTCGTCCGAGCTGGTGCTCCAGGAGAGCCCCTCGTTCGCTGAGGACCAATCAGAGTTTACTTTTGACTGCAGCCCCGCCCACACCGAGGAATCGGAGCTGGCCTGTGACTatgacccccccacccaaaCTCCTGAGCCCGACGAAGCGGAGCAAGATCAGGAGAGTCCTTCTCTGAGCAAGGACCAGTCAGAACCCGAGGGAGAGGGTAGCCCCGTCCACACCGCGAATAAGTCAGAATGA
- the clcn2a gene encoding chloride channel protein 2a isoform X1 — MVKNKAENRTLQYQQTLMYGRYTQELGVYAKEEAARLRDGGVRDGGGLRRNTSVRSRAADLLEYEKDPCAKCQLCASRCQKFLLSRVGEDWIFLILLGLLMALVSWVMDYAIAFCQEAQKWMYGGLDSNMLLQYIAWVTYPVVLITFSAGFTQILAPQAVGSGIPEMKTILRGVVLKEYLTFKTFVAKVIGLTCALGSGMPLGKEGPFVHVASLCAALLSKFMAALFGGIYMEEPFEGSKNELRNTEMLSAACAVGVGCCFAAPIGGVLFSIEVTSTFFAVRNYWRGFFAATFSAFIFRVLAVWNQEEETITALFKTRFRLDFPFDLQELPAFAILGIACGFGGALFVYLNRLIVECMRKQKTINKFLLRNPSLPVRRLVYPALVTLLVSTLTFPPGFGQFMAGQLTQHESLVALFDNRTWCRHGVAEEFDYISHHHAWKHPQVNVFITLILFIIMKFWMSAVATTMPVPCGAFMPVFLIGAAFGRLVGEVMATMFPEGIHADGSVYPIVPGGYAVVGAAALSGAVTHTVSTAVIVFELTGQISHILPVMIAVILANAVAQALQPSLYDSIIRIKKLPYLPELGMGHHEKYNIRVEDIMVRDVRYITLNSPYRDLQEMLLTGQLKTLALVESRDSMILLGSIERLQLQSLLSLQLSRQRRLEYLRQLAQDNGTQDHLPSLTTDSTPSSPCAHTHLNASTNASARQGVRFLVSTQEISTEESSSFSPVVSNVQLPLKSALKTVSAVSDTETANSSQTLSCADQDKELLESPAGPAPPEKRKPKPKRVRISMADSTEVEDCMTPSEVAEWEEQQLDEPVDFKNCKIDPAPFQLVEQTSLHKTHTIFSLLGLDHAYVTSMGRLVGVVSLKELRKAIEGSVTVTGVKVRPPLASFRDSGNTTSVSEVTELHKLCIRHRGLSLPREPNPPDVQDQPDLPYKEIPVNFSDQTNLQFETSPGDITNESSELVLQESPSFAEDQSEFTFDCSPAHTEESELACDYDPPTQTPEPDEAEQDQESPSLSKDQSEPEGEGSPVHTANKSE, encoded by the exons ATGTATGGGCGGTACACCCAGGAGCTGGGTGTGTATGCCAAAGAAGAGGCGGCCCGCCTGCGGGATGGAGGGGTGCGGGACGGCGGCGGGCTGCGGAGGAACACCAGCGTTCGCAGCCGCGCCGCGGATCTTCTGGAGTACGAGAAGGACCCCTGTGCAAAGTGCCAGC TGTGTGCATCTCGCTGTCAGAAGTTCCTGCTCTCGCGGGTCGGGGAGGACTGGATCTTCCTCATCCTGCTCGGGCTTCTCATGGCTCTGGTTAGCTGGGTCATGGACTACGCCATCGCCTTCTGCCAAGAAG cacagaAGTGGATGTACGGGGGACTGGACAGCAACATGCTGCTGCAGTACATCGCCTGGGTCACCTACCCTGTGGTCCTCATCACCTTCTCAGCAGGATTTACGCAGATACTGGCGCCTCAGGCTGTGg GTTCGGGCATCCCCGAGATGAAGACGATACTCAGGGGCGTGGTCCTGAAGGAGTATCTGACTTTTAAGACCTTTGTGGCCAAAGTCATCGGCCTGACCTGCGCCCTGGGCAGCGGCATGCCTCTGGGAAAGGAG GGACCCTTCGTTCATGTCGCCAGTCTTTGCGCTGCTCTCCTGAGCAAATTCATGGCCGCTCTGTTTGGTGGGATTTACATG GAAGAGCCCTTTGAGGGAAGCAAG AACGAGCTGAGGAACACGGAGATGCTGTCGGCCGCCTGTGCAGTGGGTGTGGGCTGCTGCTTTGCCGCCCCTATTGGAG gggtgctGTTCAGCATTGAGGTCACGTCAACGTTTTTCGCGGTGAGAAACTACTGGAGGGGCTTCTTCGCCGCTACCTTCAGTGCCTTTATATTTAGAGTGCTAGCCGTCTGGAACCAGGAGGAAG AGACCATCACGGCTCTCTTTAAGACCCGCTTCCGTCTGGACTTCCCGTTTGACCTTCAGGAGCTGCCGGCGTTCGCCATTCTCGG GATTGCCTGTGGTTTCGGTGGTGCTCTGTTTGTCTACCTGAACCGGCTGATTGTGGAGTGCATGAGGAAGCAGAAGACTATAAACAAGTTCTTGCTGAGGAA TCCATCTCTTCCTGTCAGGCGCCTGGTGTATCCTGCACTCGTCACCCTGCTGGTCTCCACACTCACGTTCCCCCCAGGCTTCGGGCAGTTCATGGCTGGACAG cTGACGCAGCACGAGTCACTAGTCGCACTGTTCGACAACCGCACGTGGTGCCGTCACGGTGTGGCGGAGGAGTTTGACTACATCAGCCACCACCACGCCTGGAAACACCCCCAGGTCAACGTCTTCATCACACTCATCCTCTTCATCATTATGAAG TTCTGGATGTCCGCTGTGGCCACCACCATGCCTGTCCCATGTGGGGCCTTCATGCCAGTTTTTCTAATCG GTGCAGCGTTTGGCAGACTTGTTGGAGAGGTCATGGCTACCATGTTTCCCGAAGGCATCCATGCTGATGGCAGCGTGTATCCCATCGTTCCCGGCGGATATGCTGTAGTTG GCGCTGCAGCTCTGTCTGGAGCAGTCACCCACACTGTATCGACAGCGGTCATAGTGTTCGAGCTGACCGGTCAGATCTCCCACATCTTGCCTGTGATGATCGCCGTGATCCTGGCCAACGCCGTGGCCCAGGCGCTCCAGCCGTCGCTGTACGACTCCATCATTCGCATCAAGAAGCTCCCGTATTTGCCTGAACTGGGGATGGGACACCACGA GAAATATAATATCCGTGTGGAGGACATTATGGTCAGGGATGTGCGCTACATTACCCTTAACTCTCCGTACCGGGATTTGCAGGAGATGCTGCTGACTGGTCAGCTCAAAACACTGGCTCTGGTGGAGTCCAGAG ACTCCATGATCCTGCTGGGCTCCATCGAGCGTCTGCAGCTCCAGTCCCTGCTCTCTCTCCAGCTGAGCCGCCAGCGCCGGCTGGAGTACCTCCGCCAGCTGGCCCAGGACAACGGCACCCAGGACCACCTGCCCAGCCTGACCACCGACAGCACCCCCAGCTCGCCCTGCGCCCACACCCACCTCAACGCCTCAACCAACGCCAGTGCTCGCCAAGGGGTTCGCTTCCTGGTGAGCACCCAAGAG ATCTCCACAGAGgagtcctcctccttcagcccGGTGGTCTCCAACGTTCAGCTCCCCCTGAAATCGGCCTTGAAAACCGTGTCAGCCGTTAGCGACACGGAGACGGCAAACA GTTCTCAGACGCTCTCCTGTGCCGACCAAGAcaaggagctgctggag AGCCCGGCTGGGCCGGCTCCTCCTGAAAAAAGAAAGCCCAAGCCCAAACGAGTGAGGATCTCCATGGCG GACTCCACTGAAGTGGAAGATTGCATGACCCCGTCAGAG GTTGCGGAGTGGGAGGAGCAGCAGCTCGACGAACCGGTGGACTTCAAGAACTGCAAGATTGATCCAGCTCCTTTCCAGCTGGTGGAGCAAACATCTCTGCATAAG acTCACaccatcttctctctgctgggTCTGGATCACGCCTATGTGACCAGCATGGGGCGACTGGTTGGAGTGGTTTCTCTCaaagag CTGCGTAAGGCCATCGAGGGCTCGGTGACGGTGACCGGAGTGAAAGTGCGCCCTCCGCTGGCCAGTTTCCGTGACAGCGGGAACACCACGAGCGTATCCGAGGTAACAGAACTGCACAAGCTGTGCATCCGCCACAGGGGGCTCTCGTTGCCGCGGGAACCCAATCCTCCGGACGTGCAGGACCAGCCAGACCTCCCCTACAAAGAGATCCCCGTCAACTTCTCGGACCAGACCAACCTGCAGTTTGAAACCAGCCCGGGCGACATCACGAACGAGTCGTCCGAGCTGGTGCTCCAGGAGAGCCCCTCGTTCGCTGAGGACCAATCAGAGTTTACTTTTGACTGCAGCCCCGCCCACACCGAGGAATCGGAGCTGGCCTGTGACTatgacccccccacccaaaCTCCTGAGCCCGACGAAGCGGAGCAAGATCAGGAGAGTCCTTCTCTGAGCAAGGACCAGTCAGAACCCGAGGGAGAGGGTAGCCCCGTCCACACCGCGAATAAGTCAGAATGA